The Candidatus Eisenbacteria bacterium genome includes the window GAGCGCCGTCACTTGGACGCAGCAGCGCGTGGAACGCGTTTGGGAAAAGATGGAGAAGCTCGGCATCCGCCCCTTCCGCCTGCAGCTGGAGTACATCAGCGCCGCGGAGGGGCAGAAGTTCGCGCGGGTGATGCGCGAACTGGACGGGCTCCTCGCGCGGATCACCCCGGAGGAGGTGGAGCAAACCAAGAAGGCTGTCGCCGCCTACCGGGCGGAGAAGCGGGAGAAGCTGCTCAAGATCAAACGGGCGTCGCGGAGAAAAGCGGCGGGGGGCGCTCCCTTCGCCGCTTCCGGCGCCGTGAGGGAGTGATCCGATGAGCGAGACGGTGACATTCTACTGCCTCCGTTGCGGCCACCGTTTCCCGGCCCTTTGGGCGAAAGGGGATACGAAGGAACGCTCCTGCCCCCGCTGCCAATCCAACAGCGTCCGGCGGGAGACCGAAACCGCCGCGGCGCTCCGGGCGAAGGAGAGCTAAGCCGCGACGCGACCGGCCACAGGCCCCGGTTCCCCCCGAGGAACCGGGGCTTTTCCCGTTCCCCCCACCGTGCCCCGAAGGGAGACTGGTGGGGGATGGAAAGGCACCCCCA containing:
- a CDS encoding zinc ribbon domain-containing protein, yielding MSETVTFYCLRCGHRFPALWAKGDTKERSCPRCQSNSVRRETETAAALRAKES